Below is a genomic region from Gasterosteus aculeatus chromosome 2, fGasAcu3.hap1.1, whole genome shotgun sequence.
TGCCTGAAAACGCTATGAGattcattcattaaatgaaATCTACTTAAAAAATCCAGATGGAACGTGTTGATCATCGGTGACACCGgcgtcacagaaaaaaaaggagctaATTTTAGTGTTCATGCTGGGATCTTCATAAAAGATTTAGGACAGAAGTTGGCTGCATATCCACATAAAAGCGAAGCCATCAGGGGACTTGTGCTCCCACCGTGATGTCTTTAATTGGCGGCCCGTCAAAGGTTCAAGTCAACTCAGCCTTTCCCTTATTTTGTTGTTCTCGACAACTCAGATAACAGACACTGGTCACTAAATGTGGCTAAAAACACCTAACCGTCTTCCCCGTGTGCATATGGTACGAGTGTTTGCCAGCTCCGTCACCCAGAGCCTTCAGCATCAGCGACACTACagctgctgctctctgattAAAACGCCTCAGTTAATTCAAGCCTGAAAAAAGCACTGGATGACTCAACAAGGTAGAAATTATTGGAGCATTCAGATTACTTATAGCTTGGGAAGGTAACATTTGAGAAACCAGCATTAGTACGctaaatttaaataaaccccccccccaaaaaaaaacttgattcCAATTAAAGCCACAAGAAGGCTCAAGGTTAATTTATTATCATTACACGAGAATGATATTTCGGAAGTGCAATTTCTCTAATGGGCAGAAGGGGgcgactgttttttttgtttttgtcagataATTTGATTTGCTGacaatttaaacaaatataacaaaaaaagtCACCCTGCGTAGCTTTAACACTTTGACAAAAGTCCTTTACGATTAAATCCCCTGGATTCAtttaaaagtgtaaaaatgatcaaaatgCAGAAAAGTGTCCCCTATGAGTGTGGATAGTAGTACTTATGCAGTAATGTGTATGCAGCATTTCACCACAGAATTTAGCAGAAATAATTTGTAgcagtattttaaaaaaagaaccttgTGGGTTTCGTGTCTAACTCTTCATGTGCAAAGTTTAGGGTATAGAGTAACTTTAATAGAAGACTCCGACTCGTCCCCTCTGAGCGGCACTGCAGTAGAAGTGCAGTAAATGTACCTGAAGTTTGTACACCTGTGTTTGGAGTGGTCGTACCTCTGGTTGAGCAGGGCCAGCAGCTCCCCCGCGTGGTACAGGTCATTGCGCGTCACGCGGCTGAACCGAAACGCGTTCAGGTTGCAAAAGGTGACCGCGGGGAACGTCATGATCGGGGTCGTGACCTCGTCCAGTTTGGTGACGTGCGGGTACTCGAAGTAGAAGTGGATCCGGTCCACGCACAGGAACAGCAAGAAGGTCAGGGAGCCCAAGAAGCACACGACCCACAAGCAGCGTTTGACGCAGAACCGCTCGTACGTGAAAATGTGAGAGATTCCGTGCAGAGTCGAGCTGTGCGCAAAAACTTCTACGGGCGGAGGTTGACTCGCGTCCATCTCTTCGGTTTCTACTTTGAGATCCATGGTCCCCGTGCAACGAGCTCGGTCCGAATGTCAGAAGAAACGAACGGCTTCAAAAACGCTCGCTGTTGAGAGAACCTGAGCCGATGTTCATTCACCTGTGGCAGAAGCGCTCATCGTCCACCCGAACGCGTGTGAGCGTGAAGATAAGCACCGTGGGACCTGGCGCGCTGTGGCCGCCATCCCTCATGCGGCCAGATGGAGAAACATTTTGATCACCGGccactctttaaaaaaaaaaaaaaaaaagtcaaacggGCTACAATTGCGAGCGAAAGTGAGACATTTCACGGCTGAAAGGCACGCGTGAGCCAAATGTCAGCACGGAGATGACGGCGGCGCTTCGCAGGTTTCTCACCGGGACGCAACAAAGCTGAGAGGCAAAGTGTTTCCTCCGCTGCTCGGGTCCAGTGAAGCGCGCATCATCGCTGCACGCCAACAACAGGGAACCGGGACACCGAAGAGAGGAAGGATCCTTCCTGGCACATTTATTAAGAGTTCCTCTGCGGCTGCCCTTTACGCACGGCCTTTCACATCTGCGGATTTCCAGCTCAAGTCAGGGGGGATTTTCGCTTTTCTCCGTCGGTTATTCCGGTCGGTGGGGAGTCGTGAGCTTTTTCCTCGTGCTTGTGTCCGATTCCCCGGCagcggacggaggaggagatcagaggagaggaggaggagaggaggagaggaggagaggagggcgggCTGACGCGATGCTGTCCACCTGTGAGTTACTGTAGTTTCACATCCTAACCGCAGCTCgagtaaagagagagagggagagatggggggagagagacgggggaggaggagggcggaggggagggggggggggggggggtttgagcaACATTTTAGCAATTTAATATCACACTTCCATAAAACTCACGGGGTCATGAGAGACGCATTAAaggtaaaaagagaaaaatccaATCTGCAGAGGCCCCAGATGTCCTGACTTCATATGAAGCGAGCTCATGACTTCTTCCAACAAAAAGGCATTAGGCCCAACATCTGTTCCTCGAAGCAATCTGTCGTTTAGAAATTCGTAACAGCTGAAGAACCAAAACATGAAGAGTTCCACTGCACGGGACATTGGTTGAACAAGCTGCTTTTAGGACAATTGGACTGAACTTTGTGTGTAGAACATGGGGATTGTCCCTTTAACTGCATACAGCTGACCATCTCGGCCACTGAGGCCGTACTGAGACCAGTGGACCAAGACAAATCTGGCAACTCGGAGCAAACAGACTGTGTCCACATATGCCAACgatgagagatggagggagagctccCCTCCAGCAAATGGACAATAAATAGGACAAACGATTCGACGCGATCGCAGAGCAAAGTACCTCGACATTTAGATAAAAGAAGATCTGAAGCTCTTCAGAGGTCTTTCAAAGTCCGCCCCCAAGATTAGATTTATAGCATTTTTCTTCAATGGTTATCATCATAATCATTGTTATCAAACAACATCTCAGCTTACTTCGCTTGCcggtattattttattattttattattggatACTGAAGCAACGAGGTTGAATCAagctgtgttaaaataacaaaatatttattaCAGGTCATGAAAGATGCATCTCCCGCTTTAAATGCATTAGCATGAAATAAAAGATTCTTATCTTTGATATTTGAcacttttctgtattttttttaacatgtgaCTTCGACCGAGTCGTTGACTCTGTACTTTTACCTGCAGGTGATCTTTTACCTGAGTAAGTGATACGATCTCAAGCACGGCTGTGAAGAAACAAGCAGCTGTAATAACATTGCAGAAGCTAAAATATACTTTTTGTCATTGAATCCAAAATATTTGAGTATTACAGCAGTTTGAAGCTTGTACCTATAGCTCTTTGTTTAGACCCAAATGCAGAGAATACACGTTGAAAAATGAACTAACTAAAGTCACATTTCTTCTAGGAATGGGGGGCTTTCAGCAACCTAGGAGTATAGTTAAAATAATCACCCTCAATGTCTGAATTTAACAGGTCAACTAAATGAATAAAGGATTCTGTGTGGAGAGAAATTCAAAACAGCATTTAAACCCATTGAGACATAAATTGTTGAGACTTTACAGGTTTACGATTCCATATTAATCGTCCAATAAGGTTTCACGGAAGGAATAATGTGTTTGTTCTGCCACCAGTTGGTTTCAGTTCAATATGCTGTTGCTAGTAGCAACCACCACCGGCAGAGAAGCGTAGCCGTGTAACGGACGGAGTCACATCCCCCATTTCTTCTGTGACTAAGCAATTACTGACAGGCGTCTACTCTACAAATTGGCTTTTTTGGAGCATAATCTGAAAGGTGCCGATTTGATTACAGCTCCTCTGTGATTGTTGATTTGAGATTTATTATGAAGAGTTTACGCCAAACTCAGATAACCTCGACGTCTGTAGTGCTTGATAAATATTCTAAATAGCTGTTGCACTGCTGTTTGGGATATCTGCATattgatttgtctttttcttgtgtactttctgtttcttttttgcctGGAGTCTCAGAATAGGAGTAGGAGGCATATTCCCATTCAAATCATCATAGCAGAATTTCCATTGCCTTATTAAACCAAAGAGTGTCAATCTTGAGTGTCATTGAGATAAATGTTAATATGTTGATATTAAATCACCCTCTATCGGTGATGGTACCAGCACGATGGTGATTGAGCATATATGGCCTACTGAGGAAAATGTAGCACAATTTTTCTATTTGCAGTATTGCAAACTGGGTGTCGGTGGAAACTTTATTTGAGAAATACCTTTCTATCCCTCACATACAAAACAATTTAATATCATGGAATTGAGTAAACAGACATATGTTTTACTTAAATCCTTTGAGATTTACACTTTAAGAACTGTTTGCTGGAGACTGTTATCAAGCCGTTGTGAGCAAAAATGACACAACTGGCCTTTAGCTTCTCAGTTGTGAGAATGTGTCACTGCCACATGTCTCGTCATCTGATAACGCCAAAAAACAGGATGATTATGGGTATTTATGTAATACATTTTACTCTCTGATTTGACAGTCCAGGCTCCCTCATAAGATGTGAGGAAAttctaaataatgtttttactttCACCAAAAAATGGTGAATGACACAAGGTAATATTTGATGGATAAATTACTAAATATCGAcatatttgctgtgttttcccCTCAACTTGTATCCATAGTGTTTTAAATGATTGGGCCCTGCTGTCTGGGTGTTCCTCTCCGGGCCTGCAGGGGGCGACAGAGCGCGCCGCCGCTGCATCGTGAGCGCGGCAAGAGACCTGAACGCGCGAGCGAGCTGCACCACTAAAACAAACATGGCGGCGCCCGTCAGAGCGTCTCGTCTGTTTCGACTGGCCGGGCGAACTGTCTCCTCCCTGCCGGTCACATGCGGGCAGGCGGTCGGTCCGCCGGGGAGGAGATGCTACGTCTCCGCCTCGACGGGAAACTGTGAGTCAATTGTTTTTCGTAAAAGTTAAATCAAATAATTAACGTTTGTTTACCCAGAGGTCAGTGTCCCAGCATGCAAAGCGCAACTACTGACAGCAGATGACTAACGTTAATGTTTGTGTTATAAACGCTCATTCCTGTCACAACAAACAACATGAAGTGTTTATTGAAGTCACGTTAACCTTTGACGGTGTTATCTAACCCTGCGTGTTTTGGAACCTCCGCTGcgctgttgttgtttacttACCGGCAGCAGCTGTTTTCTGCCTCGGTcgcctgattcgtcacacagaTTGTATAACTTTAAGTGAGACTACAAATAAGCAAACGAAAGTTGAGGAATTCGGTAAAGACGTTGAGCTAAATTATTTTCCTCCGAaggacagtgttttttttaaaacagacaaCTTTGATTTTTCTACCTTGTTCAAGAGTTAGGAGGTACATAGTTTTAAAAGTGGGCAAAAACTGCCTTTTAGACCAGTGCGAACGAGAAGATTGCATAGTTACTTCCTACAGAGTCTTTACCACAGGTTATCCAATTACACACATAACGTTACATGTTCTCTCCAGTCTGCTGTTACACTTCCTATTTATTTGTCTACTGCTCAATCTGCCTGCTTCCAtctcctgcttcctgtctgtaTCTTCACTGTCAAGTGTCCAGTCAAGCAAAATATACCCCAAGTATCTCAAGCATAACACAATATTTAATATATGCTAATGACAAGATCAATGATGCTTTCATTAAATCTCAAACTGGAACTAATCATGgaagcattttttaaaatcctaATTCCCTGTAGATCTTCAGTTCCGGCTCGACGAGCGGACGGCCCACAGCAGCCTGGACCTCTACAAGAAAAACACGGGCGTCATCTACCGCATGCTGGGCCTGCACCCCAGCCACGTTCAAGACAACCCGGAGCGCTTCCGGGACTGGGCCGTCGTGTTCGCCGATGAGGAGATCAGCAGCGGGCGTCACTACTGGGAGGTGACGGTCAAAAAGTCCGAAGAGTTTCGCCTGGGCGTGGCCGAGGTGCTGATGTCCAGGGACGACTGCGTGGGCTCCAGCGGCGCCTCCTGGGTATTCGGCTACGCCAAGCGCAAGTGGTTCGCCATGACCGGCAACAAGATGGTTCCCGTGGCGCTGGTGGGCAAGCCGGAGCGCGTGGGCATCCTGCTCGACTACGACGCGGGCCTCCTGGAGCTGATGGACATCGAAAAGCACACAATCATTCAGACCATCAGGGCCAAGTTCAAGACTCCCCTCTGCCCCGCATTTGGGCTCTGGGACGGGGAGCTGCTCACGCACTCGGGTCTGCAGGAGCCCGCAGGCCTGAAGTGAAGCGGGAGGAACTGCGATGGGGACGATTGTGATTCTCGTGGGACTGAAAGGGAGCGATATCACGTGGGAGTCATTTGCAGCCAGATACAGTAGAGGTTCATTTTGACCCGGTTCAGTTGGTTCATAATTATGACTCTTAACAATGCAAGTTCatactttgtgtgtgtcctccaagTTCATGCGATCACTTCACAGAAGCTTTGTGTGATCGTGTCCATTACCTCAGGCTGACTGACATGAACAGCTAGTATTGTTAAAGGATGTTTTACGCTGCGTTCTGGTATCAGTTGTCAAGCTGTTTCAGTCTCATGAACTCTGTATATCGTTTGATAAAATAACTCAAAACTCAAACCGCTCTTATGTTTATCTTTTGTTTACACCAGAATGATACATATTTACAGTGACTTAATTACTGTTGGGGAATCATTTCAACACCTTTCGCTgagataaacaaaataaaatactttctttt
It encodes:
- the spryd4 gene encoding SPRY domain-containing protein 4; the protein is MAAPVRASRLFRLAGRTVSSLPVTCGQAVGPPGRRCYVSASTGNYLQFRLDERTAHSSLDLYKKNTGVIYRMLGLHPSHVQDNPERFRDWAVVFADEEISSGRHYWEVTVKKSEEFRLGVAEVLMSRDDCVGSSGASWVFGYAKRKWFAMTGNKMVPVALVGKPERVGILLDYDAGLLELMDIEKHTIIQTIRAKFKTPLCPAFGLWDGELLTHSGLQEPAGLK